One stretch of Paenibacillus sp. FSL R5-0341 DNA includes these proteins:
- a CDS encoding ABC transporter substrate-binding protein, producing MKKKFWMSLMMVASMIVAAGCGNNSGTGSESEGSGSTTGGGSEEKSYQIAISQIVEHPSLDATREGFIAALKDAGIEENKNLKIDYNNAQGDSTNNLSIAQKISGDSKNDLVLGIATPSALALAQQVKDKPLLFAAVTDPLGAKLVTDMDKPGGNVTGASDTNPEAIVQLADFIAKNLPDVKTVGLVINEGEPNAVVMADNAEKALATHNIKLVKAPVTNTSEVKQATDSLVGKVDAFYITLDNSVVSAVDTIIQTANNNKIPFFSSDRDTVEKGAFATVGFKYYDHGYQVGEMAADILKNGTKPGDMKVTVPDKLDLILNLKAAEAQGITVTDEMKAEVQDQDNNIIQ from the coding sequence ATGAAAAAGAAATTCTGGATGTCACTGATGATGGTTGCTTCAATGATCGTTGCGGCAGGTTGCGGAAATAACAGCGGTACAGGCTCGGAATCCGAAGGATCGGGGAGCACAACAGGTGGAGGCAGCGAGGAAAAATCATACCAGATTGCCATCTCCCAGATTGTTGAACATCCATCCCTGGATGCTACACGCGAAGGATTTATTGCAGCCCTGAAGGATGCGGGCATTGAAGAAAACAAAAACCTCAAAATTGATTACAATAACGCGCAGGGTGATTCGACGAACAACCTGTCCATTGCACAGAAAATCTCGGGTGATTCCAAAAATGACCTCGTACTTGGCATCGCAACACCATCTGCGCTGGCACTGGCTCAACAAGTGAAGGACAAGCCATTGTTGTTCGCAGCAGTAACGGACCCACTGGGTGCCAAACTGGTGACTGACATGGACAAGCCGGGCGGCAACGTTACAGGTGCATCGGACACGAATCCAGAGGCGATCGTACAATTGGCTGACTTTATCGCTAAAAATCTGCCGGATGTGAAAACGGTAGGTCTGGTGATCAACGAAGGCGAACCGAATGCGGTGGTTATGGCAGATAACGCTGAAAAGGCACTGGCAACACATAATATCAAGCTGGTGAAAGCACCCGTTACGAATACATCGGAAGTAAAACAGGCTACGGATTCCCTCGTTGGCAAAGTAGACGCATTCTACATTACGCTCGATAACTCTGTCGTGAGTGCGGTGGATACGATTATTCAAACGGCGAACAACAACAAAATTCCGTTCTTCTCCAGTGATCGGGATACCGTTGAAAAAGGAGCCTTCGCAACCGTTGGCTTCAAATATTATGACCATGGATATCAGGTGGGTGAGATGGCTGCGGACATTCTGAAAAACGGTACGAAACCTGGTGATATGAAAGTCACCGTTCCGGACAAGCTGGATCTGATCCTGAACCTGAAAGCGGCTGAAGCCCAAGGCATCACGGTTACGGATGAGATGAAGGCGGAAGTGCAAGACCAAGACAACAACATTATTCAATAA
- a CDS encoding Rpn family recombination-promoting nuclease/putative transposase, producing the protein MMHEPEPALKKAMNLLKELSEDEEFRQQYEARQKFLRDQVSMKEGAREEGIKEGETESKRKIAMNMLNLGLDQETIVKATGLTSTEVKAIQQEK; encoded by the coding sequence ATGATGCACGAACCCGAACCGGCTTTGAAAAAGGCCATGAATCTATTGAAGGAACTGAGCGAGGATGAAGAGTTCCGTCAACAATATGAAGCACGTCAAAAGTTTTTACGGGATCAAGTATCCATGAAGGAAGGCGCACGAGAAGAAGGGATCAAAGAAGGTGAAACTGAGAGCAAGCGGAAAATCGCAATGAATATGCTCAATTTAGGTCTTGATCAAGAGACCATTGTCAAAGCGACGGGACTAACCTCTACTGAAGTGAAAGCAATCCAGCAAGAAAAATAA
- a CDS encoding ATP-binding cassette domain-containing protein, with amino-acid sequence MLEITQVTKLFNPGTTDEKTALVGVNLTMNPGDFVTVIGSNGAGKSTLMNIISGVMKPDMGDVLINDRSIKNLPEHKRSSWIGRVFQDPMAGTAPHMSIEENMAMAYKRGKGRGLGFGVTRARREIFNTQLEKLGIGLEKRPNAKVGLLSGGERQALSLLMATFTQPQILLLDEHTAALDPSRAELITELTETLVREMRLTTLMVTHNMEQAIRLGNRLIMMDKGRIILDVSEERKRTLTVPELLGEFERISGKKMADDRVVLG; translated from the coding sequence ATGCTGGAGATTACGCAAGTAACCAAGCTGTTCAACCCAGGCACAACGGATGAGAAGACCGCGCTGGTTGGTGTGAATCTGACGATGAATCCGGGAGATTTTGTGACGGTGATTGGCAGTAACGGAGCCGGGAAATCCACGCTGATGAACATCATCTCGGGGGTGATGAAGCCGGATATGGGCGATGTTCTGATCAATGACCGTTCGATTAAAAACCTGCCGGAGCATAAACGCAGTAGCTGGATTGGCCGGGTGTTTCAGGACCCGATGGCAGGAACAGCACCACATATGTCCATTGAAGAAAATATGGCGATGGCATACAAACGTGGCAAAGGACGTGGACTAGGCTTCGGAGTAACCCGTGCCAGACGTGAGATTTTCAATACGCAACTGGAGAAGCTGGGAATTGGATTGGAGAAGCGGCCTAACGCGAAAGTCGGTCTCTTGTCAGGCGGGGAGCGACAGGCACTTAGTCTGCTAATGGCGACCTTTACCCAACCGCAGATTCTGCTGCTGGATGAGCATACGGCAGCACTAGACCCTTCACGTGCCGAACTGATCACGGAACTGACGGAGACGCTTGTACGTGAGATGAGACTTACTACACTGATGGTGACGCACAATATGGAACAGGCGATTCGTCTGGGTAACCGTTTGATCATGATGGACAAAGGCCGAATTATTCTGGATGTGAGCGAAGAGCGCAAGCGTACGTTGACTGTACCTGAGTTGCTTGGTGAATTCGAGCGTATCAGTGGCAAAAAAATGGCGGACGATCGCGTCGTTCTGGGTTAA
- a CDS encoding DUF6385 domain-containing protein, with the protein MPNFTTFNTNPDNLRTLIFGQDSTGTAQPVRTDTSGNVVGIILDGTISNISGLTTVTINAGTITNILNGTITSVLGATITAGTINSVLGATVTAGTLTNLLNGTITSVLGATITAGTITSVLGATVTAGTLTNLLNGTITSVLGATVTAGTLTNLLNGTITSVLGATITAGTITSVLGATVTAGTLTNLLNGTITSVLGATITAGTITSVLGATITAGTITGILGATITAGTITSVLGATITAGTLTNLLNGTITSVLGATVTAGTLTNLLNGTITSVLGATITAGTLTNLLNGTITSVLGATVTAGTLTNLLNGTITSVLGATITAGTLTNLLNGTITSVLGATITAGTLSSVTSISQKSFQENQLISTPTANTFTPLPAVTTSVFGTYSFFVYNRGPGVNRVDARVEISANGSNWYTDVTTVTGILSGSVDVLVPQRFLKYTRLSYRSSLVGAPSTIDVFFNGQGT; encoded by the coding sequence ATGCCTAACTTTACAACATTTAACACGAATCCGGATAATCTGAGAACGTTGATCTTCGGTCAGGATAGTACAGGCACAGCCCAGCCCGTCAGAACCGATACGAGTGGGAATGTGGTTGGTATCATTTTGGACGGAACCATCAGTAACATCTCAGGTCTGACTACCGTTACGATTAACGCCGGAACCATTACGAACATTCTGAACGGAACGATCACGAGTGTACTTGGAGCAACGATTACAGCAGGTACGATTAACAGTGTGCTCGGAGCCACGGTTACCGCGGGTACATTGACGAACTTGCTGAATGGTACAATAACCAGTGTATTGGGAGCAACAATCACGGCGGGAACCATTACGAGTGTGCTGGGTGCAACCGTGACCGCAGGTACATTGACGAACCTGCTTAATGGTACCATCACGAGTGTGCTTGGAGCCACGGTGACTGCAGGAACATTGACGAACTTACTGAATGGTACGATCACAAGTGTACTTGGAGCAACGATCACAGCCGGAACCATCACGAGTGTGCTCGGAGCTACAGTAACGGCGGGGACACTGACGAACTTGCTGAATGGTACAATAACCAGTGTATTGGGAGCAACGATCACTGCTGGAACCATTACCAGCGTGCTTGGAGCGACCATCACAGCGGGTACAATCACAGGTATACTCGGAGCAACAATTACCGCAGGTACGATCACCAGTGTACTTGGAGCCACCATCACCGCAGGAACGCTGACGAACTTATTAAACGGAACGATTACCAGCGTGCTCGGCGCAACGGTAACAGCGGGTACGTTGACGAATTTGCTGAATGGTACGATTACGAGTGTACTTGGAGCAACGATTACAGCCGGAACCCTAACGAACTTATTAAACGGAACGATCACCAGCGTGCTCGGCGCAACGGTGACAGCGGGGACGCTGACAAACCTGCTGAATGGTACGATCACGAGTGTACTTGGAGCAACGATTACAGCCGGAACCCTGACGAACCTGTTAAACGGAACGATCACCAGTGTGCTCGGCGCTACAATTACGGCGGGAACGCTTAGCAGCGTGACGTCCATATCACAGAAGAGTTTTCAGGAAAACCAACTCATTAGCACCCCGACGGCTAACACCTTTACACCGCTTCCAGCAGTGACAACCAGTGTATTTGGTACGTATTCTTTCTTTGTATACAATAGGGGACCGGGTGTAAACCGGGTAGATGCTCGTGTTGAGATCAGTGCAAATGGTTCGAACTGGTACACAGATGTGACGACAGTAACGGGCATTTTGTCCGGGTCAGTGGATGTATTGGTTCCACAGCGTTTTCTCAAATATACACGCCTATCTTACCGCTCCAGCCTAGTTGGTGCACCAAGTACGATTGATGTGTTCTTCAATGGACAAGGCACATAA
- a CDS encoding ABC transporter permease → MSISWNSIEGAIELGLLYALMALGVYITFRILDFPDLTVDGSFTTGGAIAAVMISNDFSPWLACLAAMAGGMVAGACTGLLHTKGKINGLLSGILMMIALYSINMRILGAPNKSIMGMDNPFSGEHVMVLIIIVVLVFKIMLDLFMKTDIGLALRATGDNKRMIRSFGANTDVTTIVGVSLSNGLVALSGAFIAQQSGFADITMGIGMIVIGLASVIIGEAILGARTVFWATLAAIVGSIIYRIVVALALQVEWFDTSDLKLITAVIVIIALVFPTMQRSMKQRSLARKRTEELMRSGGQQTKGGM, encoded by the coding sequence GTGAGTATAAGCTGGAATTCAATTGAAGGAGCGATCGAGCTGGGGCTTTTATACGCACTGATGGCACTTGGTGTGTATATTACGTTCCGCATACTCGATTTCCCTGACCTTACCGTAGACGGAAGTTTTACAACAGGAGGCGCAATCGCGGCGGTGATGATCTCCAATGACTTCTCTCCTTGGCTCGCCTGTTTAGCGGCAATGGCTGGCGGCATGGTGGCTGGGGCTTGTACAGGTCTACTGCATACCAAAGGCAAAATCAACGGATTGTTATCCGGGATTTTGATGATGATTGCGCTCTACTCCATTAATATGCGTATTCTTGGCGCACCGAATAAATCCATTATGGGCATGGATAATCCATTCTCGGGTGAGCATGTCATGGTGCTTATTATTATCGTGGTGCTGGTGTTTAAAATTATGCTCGATCTGTTCATGAAAACAGATATTGGACTGGCTCTTCGCGCCACAGGTGATAACAAACGCATGATTCGCAGCTTTGGTGCGAATACGGATGTGACTACCATTGTAGGTGTCAGCTTATCCAATGGACTGGTTGCACTATCTGGTGCATTTATTGCCCAGCAATCAGGCTTTGCAGATATCACGATGGGCATTGGAATGATCGTCATTGGTTTGGCTTCGGTAATTATCGGTGAAGCTATTCTCGGTGCAAGAACGGTATTCTGGGCTACACTCGCAGCGATTGTTGGTTCGATCATATACCGGATTGTAGTCGCACTTGCCCTTCAGGTGGAGTGGTTCGACACGTCGGATCTCAAGCTGATTACCGCAGTGATCGTCATTATCGCCCTTGTATTCCCAACGATGCAGCGCTCCATGAAGCAGCGTAGTTTGGCTCGCAAACGAACGGAAGAGTTGATGCGATCCGGGGGTCAGCAGACGAAGGGAGGTATGTGA
- a CDS encoding DUF6385 domain-containing protein, whose amino-acid sequence MSRTAKRSKKRTKQPTKYVSRRRSRHSCRAKLLKPPCSRITRPRFKQGASSRTKLPGAIHCFTEHTYVGAETSSSMDSLPAQDTSSLSMYTYGIVNRGKHPALVQIQISPNAVDYAVDSQEVVAGGQTKALVPLRFLHYTRLAIRSVEPDQPTRLDVYFQAQRMP is encoded by the coding sequence ATGAGTCGAACAGCGAAGCGAAGCAAGAAGAGAACGAAGCAACCAACTAAATATGTTAGCCGTCGTCGCTCCCGTCATTCCTGCCGCGCTAAATTGCTGAAACCCCCTTGTTCCCGGATCACTCGTCCCCGGTTCAAGCAGGGTGCTTCCTCACGTACGAAACTCCCTGGTGCTATTCATTGTTTTACAGAGCATACGTATGTCGGAGCCGAGACCAGTAGCAGTATGGATTCACTCCCGGCGCAAGACACCTCATCACTCAGCATGTACACCTATGGCATTGTGAATCGCGGCAAACATCCGGCTCTTGTACAGATCCAGATCAGTCCCAATGCCGTAGACTATGCTGTGGACAGCCAGGAGGTGGTCGCGGGAGGACAGACCAAAGCGCTGGTACCATTGCGATTTTTGCATTACACCCGGCTTGCAATTCGATCCGTTGAACCGGATCAACCGACCCGGCTCGATGTTTACTTTCAGGCACAGCGTATGCCGTAA
- a CDS encoding winged helix-turn-helix transcriptional regulator, whose product MLIVKREEERTTRERILFMLKQQGTLTAREMTADLNLTGMAIRRHLTALEQDGWIEVREARATAGRPSSVYQLTVRGDSFFPKSYSSLTLELLEELSDTAGSGVVDALFESRRDKLLRSGLPQMEGQDLAGRVEELARIQNANGYMADASREEDGTYVITEMNCPIVQVASVYKQACRCELDLFRSLLQAEVERTECYADGGKRCKYEIREAPGN is encoded by the coding sequence GTGCTGATCGTGAAGCGTGAAGAGGAACGAACGACGCGTGAACGGATTTTGTTCATGCTGAAGCAGCAAGGTACATTGACCGCAAGGGAAATGACAGCTGATCTGAATTTGACCGGCATGGCCATTCGCCGTCATCTGACGGCACTGGAACAGGACGGCTGGATTGAGGTTCGGGAGGCCCGGGCTACGGCCGGACGTCCGTCCTCGGTGTACCAATTGACGGTACGCGGGGACAGCTTTTTCCCGAAATCATATTCGTCCCTTACGCTGGAGCTGCTTGAAGAATTGTCTGACACAGCCGGGAGCGGTGTGGTGGATGCATTGTTCGAGAGTCGCCGGGACAAGCTGCTTCGCAGCGGATTACCACAGATGGAGGGCCAGGATCTGGCCGGACGGGTGGAGGAACTTGCGCGAATCCAGAATGCCAACGGATATATGGCGGATGCGTCCAGAGAAGAAGATGGAACCTACGTTATTACGGAAATGAACTGCCCGATTGTGCAAGTCGCGAGTGTCTACAAGCAGGCTTGCCGTTGTGAACTCGATCTGTTCCGCTCACTGCTTCAAGCTGAGGTGGAGCGTACCGAATGTTACGCCGATGGCGGTAAAAGGTGCAAGTATGAGATTCGCGAAGCGCCGGGGAATTAA
- a CDS encoding rhodanese-related sulfurtransferase: MCNSAYRVLLYYKFVKIEDPETFTQEHLQYCKDLGVKGRILIASEGINGTVSGTPEQTEQYMKDMHANPLFSDMVFKIDDVEEHAFKKIFVRHKAELVTFRVDEDLDPNVISGKRLSPKEFHEHLQRDDVIVIDGRNDYEYEIGHFRGAIRPDVESFREFPEWIRENLGDMKDKTIITYCTGGIRCEKLTGFMINEGFQDVAQLDGGIVTYGKDPEVQGHLFDGKCYVFDERISVPINRTDEDIVIASCYHCGTTHDRYINCPTCNLQHVSCEDCEETHNRFCSDACREAAPVHA, from the coding sequence ATGTGTAACAGCGCGTACCGCGTGCTTTTATATTATAAGTTCGTGAAGATTGAAGACCCCGAGACATTTACACAAGAGCATCTGCAATACTGCAAGGACCTCGGTGTGAAAGGCCGTATTCTGATCGCATCCGAAGGCATTAACGGCACGGTATCCGGAACGCCAGAACAGACGGAACAGTATATGAAAGACATGCATGCGAACCCGCTGTTCAGCGATATGGTGTTCAAGATTGATGATGTGGAAGAGCATGCGTTCAAAAAAATCTTTGTTCGTCATAAAGCAGAGCTGGTTACGTTCCGCGTGGACGAAGACCTTGATCCGAATGTGATTAGCGGCAAACGCCTTTCACCGAAAGAGTTCCATGAGCATTTGCAACGTGATGATGTCATCGTTATCGATGGTCGCAATGATTATGAATACGAAATTGGTCACTTCCGCGGGGCCATTCGTCCAGATGTGGAGTCTTTCCGCGAGTTTCCAGAGTGGATTCGAGAGAACCTGGGTGACATGAAGGACAAAACGATTATTACCTATTGCACTGGCGGCATTCGCTGCGAGAAGCTGACTGGCTTCATGATCAATGAAGGATTCCAGGACGTGGCTCAATTGGATGGCGGTATTGTCACATACGGTAAAGATCCAGAAGTGCAAGGGCATCTGTTCGATGGCAAGTGTTACGTGTTTGACGAGCGGATCTCTGTACCGATTAACCGGACAGACGAGGATATTGTCATCGCTAGCTGTTATCACTGTGGAACGACACATGACCGATATATTAATTGTCCAACCTGCAACCTGCAGCACGTAAGCTGTGAGGATTGCGAAGAGACGCATAACCGCTTTTGCTCGGATGCCTGCCGGGAGGCAGCACCGGTACACGCATAA
- a CDS encoding winged helix-turn-helix domain-containing protein — protein MSLQLDEGTYTVTRRTESIRLLAKEFALLHFLYENKEKAFTRSQLLDRVWPLEYPVERTVDDHIYRLRKKLKRWDEISLDTVRGYGYRLAVHENKSVLPASPSAQDPEMQEVIHGLLRKYHLFGQGKAIQTLVQQQEALGIQIVPYYQLYIRFIQGDLEWLITTKEVDFEERIYWLLIFVHSLIEPSESLPLYEQALSSSALSADQLRELRIMNIIEVYAEVGQYQRARMQLEETYRVIETDELVNFKLPVALAALYVELWGGSGEAVEAQMTVLRAGLKDAPYLREIGRFQMMEGLWLLRQGRVREAELRMDDGLDVLKMSLNAPLYLNAAYQILQFMGQHRIEGRLRSKYRQVYAEIGKSYGVPIYGQQIVDEVRNFLSPIAPSSDLPLI, from the coding sequence ATGTCTTTGCAATTGGATGAAGGGACATATACGGTAACACGGCGTACGGAATCCATCCGTCTGCTGGCGAAGGAATTTGCGCTGCTGCACTTCCTGTATGAAAACAAGGAAAAAGCCTTCACCCGTAGTCAACTGCTGGACCGGGTATGGCCCCTGGAATATCCGGTTGAACGCACCGTGGATGATCATATCTATCGTTTGCGCAAGAAGCTGAAACGCTGGGATGAGATCAGTCTGGATACGGTACGGGGCTACGGCTATCGGCTTGCTGTGCATGAGAACAAATCCGTTCTACCCGCTAGCCCTTCTGCTCAAGACCCAGAAATGCAGGAAGTCATTCACGGATTACTTCGTAAATATCACTTGTTTGGGCAGGGAAAAGCCATACAGACCCTGGTTCAACAGCAGGAAGCGCTCGGCATTCAGATTGTCCCGTATTATCAGTTGTATATCCGCTTTATACAGGGAGATCTGGAATGGCTGATTACAACGAAAGAAGTCGATTTTGAAGAACGCATATACTGGTTGTTAATTTTTGTTCACTCGCTAATTGAACCATCAGAAAGCTTGCCTCTGTATGAGCAGGCATTGAGTTCATCTGCATTGTCTGCGGATCAGCTTCGGGAACTCCGTATTATGAACATAATTGAAGTCTATGCAGAGGTGGGTCAATACCAACGTGCCCGGATGCAGCTGGAGGAGACATATCGTGTGATAGAGACTGACGAGCTAGTTAATTTCAAACTGCCAGTAGCGCTTGCAGCGTTGTATGTGGAACTGTGGGGTGGCAGCGGTGAAGCGGTTGAGGCTCAGATGACAGTCCTGCGAGCAGGATTAAAGGATGCTCCGTATCTGCGAGAGATTGGGCGTTTTCAGATGATGGAGGGGTTATGGTTGCTTCGGCAAGGACGAGTTCGTGAAGCTGAACTTAGAATGGATGATGGTCTGGACGTATTGAAGATGTCGCTGAACGCACCGTTATATCTGAATGCGGCATATCAGATCCTCCAATTCATGGGTCAACATCGAATTGAAGGTAGACTTCGCAGTAAATATCGTCAAGTGTACGCAGAGATCGGCAAAAGTTACGGTGTTCCCATATATGGACAGCAAATTGTGGATGAAGTACGTAACTTTCTATCCCCTATCGCTCCATCCTCTGATCTTCCTCTGATATAA
- a CDS encoding HAMP domain-containing sensor histidine kinase: MRVSIKLKFSVFLAALLILTVVVLSSLVLRGIERNQQSQIEGILSQQTRLVNLNVRQSYYTESVHLDQDVFLQRNGRRLAQELANSTGLPIALYNMTGQQVGASFASSESELVQETLDYALQNKIAYHEQGDTLLYAAPLDGPDGQMGAVWIQYPVQSYHEFYTRILQLFIWAGITVVALSFILGYLFYNRFAVAITRLKRSADSIREGNYITESPVRRKDELGELGQGIYYMSTSIQQNITAMHAEQQKLQLAIEKLQALEQQQKQYIGNISHEFKTPLTSIKAYVELLDMYKDDPQLLDDATSNIGKETERLYEMVEKVLHLSALEKYDFENQAEDVEVSALLEDACGRMRGKAEKFALNMELDLEPAVIRSDRESLMHIFINMLDNAIKYNVPDGVIRVENELRMQERQAVIRIFNSGTPIPAEAREKIFEPFYTVNKDRARKTGGTGLGLSLVKQFVEKQGGTITLLPSNPGDWEDREGVTFQLVFPLADASLQVRNKSE, translated from the coding sequence ATGAGAGTCAGCATCAAGCTGAAGTTCAGTGTTTTTCTGGCAGCCTTGCTTATCCTGACCGTGGTTGTACTTAGTTCACTGGTCCTGCGCGGTATTGAACGCAATCAGCAGTCACAGATTGAAGGTATTTTATCGCAGCAGACACGGTTGGTGAATCTGAATGTGAGACAGTCCTACTACACCGAGTCCGTTCATCTGGATCAGGACGTTTTTTTACAGCGAAATGGCCGCAGGCTGGCACAGGAACTGGCCAACTCTACCGGATTGCCAATAGCACTCTATAACATGACAGGCCAGCAGGTGGGAGCATCCTTCGCCTCCAGCGAGAGTGAACTTGTTCAGGAAACGCTAGACTATGCGCTGCAAAATAAGATTGCCTATCATGAACAAGGGGATACCTTGCTCTATGCCGCACCGCTGGATGGTCCGGATGGACAGATGGGCGCCGTATGGATACAATATCCGGTCCAGAGCTACCATGAATTTTATACTCGCATCCTTCAATTGTTCATCTGGGCCGGAATTACCGTTGTGGCGCTGAGCTTCATATTAGGTTATCTGTTCTACAATCGGTTTGCCGTTGCGATTACCCGGCTGAAGAGGTCCGCAGATTCCATTCGCGAAGGGAACTACATTACGGAGTCCCCTGTAAGGCGCAAGGATGAACTGGGAGAGCTGGGGCAGGGCATTTATTATATGAGTACATCCATTCAGCAAAACATCACAGCCATGCATGCGGAGCAGCAGAAGTTGCAACTGGCGATAGAGAAGCTGCAGGCGCTGGAACAGCAGCAGAAACAATATATCGGTAACATCAGCCATGAGTTTAAGACACCGCTAACGTCGATCAAAGCTTATGTGGAGCTGCTCGACATGTATAAGGATGATCCACAACTGCTTGATGATGCCACGAGTAACATTGGCAAAGAAACGGAGCGGCTGTACGAGATGGTGGAGAAAGTACTACATTTATCTGCCCTGGAGAAGTACGACTTCGAGAATCAGGCCGAAGATGTAGAGGTCAGTGCTCTGCTGGAGGATGCCTGTGGCCGGATGCGGGGGAAAGCGGAGAAGTTTGCGCTGAACATGGAACTGGATCTTGAACCGGCGGTGATCCGCAGCGATCGGGAGAGTCTTATGCATATTTTCATTAACATGCTGGATAATGCGATCAAATATAACGTTCCGGATGGTGTGATCCGGGTGGAGAATGAACTACGGATGCAGGAGCGTCAAGCGGTCATTCGCATCTTCAACTCGGGTACGCCGATTCCTGCAGAGGCACGGGAGAAGATTTTTGAACCCTTTTACACCGTGAATAAAGACAGAGCCAGAAAAACCGGCGGAACCGGACTGGGGCTATCTCTCGTGAAGCAGTTTGTTGAAAAGCAGGGCGGTACAATCACCTTATTACCAAGCAATCCGGGCGATTGGGAGGATAGGGAAGGTGTGACATTCCAACTCGTATTTCCTTTGGCTGATGCAAGTTTACAAGTTCGAAACAAGTCTGAATAA
- a CDS encoding MFS transporter — MTVISNESTSNESDEFTESTASSAGSSKSLWTNLQFVRMFIAYSLATFGDWFDALAIQVMVAYRWGADPLIIALIPVCMAVPGILLGSVAGALADRLHKVKIMILCDVITVGLTVAILFAPSPAWLLPLLALRAMMGVFHVPAQQALTRQVVAEEHLFQASSLNGFVSQCSKVAGPLLGAVILAFFSPQICIAINACTRLLSGAVLWPLRRLVEKSEPVGSEGSEADAKDGSESLFTQWQQGWRFIRRSRTVLSTILFGCFGLMAILMIDYQFTTLFREIKPGNESLLGWLGSSAGAGAVIIILLLNRLPRIGYGWGLGGGYLFVGAGIAALGWIGPQTPEIWVIIWGLCIGIGNGLFMVTLNYLLQKETPLVYVGRVFGIQNSLSSVVLVVAPLAGGALIRAAGPSPTFQYIGLATLVIGLAGILLQRILWEGKQPHVTEAKEIIPQESA, encoded by the coding sequence ATGACCGTCATTTCAAATGAATCCACATCCAATGAATCCGACGAATTCACCGAATCAACCGCTTCATCTGCGGGATCTTCCAAAAGCTTATGGACCAACCTCCAGTTTGTCCGCATGTTTATCGCATACTCGCTGGCTACGTTTGGAGACTGGTTCGATGCACTCGCTATCCAGGTGATGGTGGCCTACCGATGGGGTGCCGATCCACTGATCATTGCACTGATTCCTGTATGTATGGCTGTCCCGGGCATACTGCTGGGCTCCGTTGCAGGTGCACTGGCTGATCGACTACACAAAGTGAAAATCATGATCCTGTGCGATGTGATCACCGTGGGATTAACCGTTGCTATTTTATTCGCACCAAGCCCGGCATGGTTGCTTCCACTGCTAGCTCTGCGTGCCATGATGGGGGTATTCCATGTTCCAGCCCAGCAGGCTTTAACTCGTCAAGTGGTGGCAGAGGAGCATCTGTTTCAGGCATCGTCTCTAAACGGTTTCGTGAGCCAGTGTTCGAAAGTGGCGGGACCGCTGCTGGGTGCAGTCATTTTGGCCTTTTTCTCACCACAAATCTGTATTGCCATTAATGCCTGTACACGCCTGTTGTCGGGCGCGGTGTTATGGCCCTTACGGCGTTTGGTGGAGAAGTCGGAGCCGGTTGGATCAGAAGGAAGTGAGGCTGATGCAAAGGATGGCTCGGAATCTTTATTCACTCAGTGGCAGCAAGGCTGGCGTTTTATACGTCGCAGCCGCACTGTGCTGAGTACGATTCTGTTTGGCTGTTTTGGACTCATGGCCATTCTCATGATTGATTATCAGTTTACGACCCTGTTTCGGGAGATCAAGCCAGGTAACGAATCACTGCTAGGCTGGTTGGGTTCATCGGCAGGAGCGGGGGCAGTAATTATCATTTTGTTGTTAAATCGGCTTCCTAGGATTGGGTATGGATGGGGACTAGGTGGAGGATATCTGTTCGTGGGTGCCGGAATCGCTGCATTGGGGTGGATCGGCCCACAAACACCGGAAATTTGGGTCATTATCTGGGGCCTTTGCATCGGGATAGGCAATGGGCTCTTTATGGTAACACTGAATTATTTGTTGCAAAAAGAAACCCCTCTTGTCTATGTAGGACGCGTCTTCGGTATCCAAAATTCACTATCCAGTGTTGTACTGGTCGTAGCTCCACTTGCAGGTGGGGCGCTCATTCGAGCCGCAGGGCCGAGTCCCACCTTTCAATATATCGGTCTCGCTACGCTGGTGATTGGTCTTGCCGGCATTCTGCTACAGCGTATCTTGTGGGAGGGAAAGCAGCCTCACGTGACTGAAGCAAAAGAGATCATTCCACAGGAATCGGCCTGA